A portion of the Clostridium gelidum genome contains these proteins:
- the hpt gene encoding hypoxanthine phosphoribosyltransferase, which yields MKQDIQEVLFSEEVLTKRIKELANDISKDYKGKDLVVVGILKGSVIFAAELIKNISIHCEIDFMAVSSYGNSAETSGVVRILKDLDNNIEGKDILVVEDIVDTGVTLTYLLKYLKARKANSIEIVALLNKQARRTSDLDVKYIGFEVPDGFIVGYGIDYAEKYRNLPFIGILKPEIYEK from the coding sequence ATGAAACAAGATATACAAGAAGTATTATTTTCAGAAGAGGTTTTAACTAAAAGAATTAAAGAACTAGCCAATGACATAAGTAAGGATTATAAAGGTAAGGATTTAGTTGTAGTTGGTATATTAAAAGGATCAGTAATATTTGCTGCAGAGTTAATAAAGAACATATCTATTCATTGTGAAATAGATTTTATGGCGGTATCAAGTTATGGAAATTCTGCAGAGACGTCTGGGGTTGTAAGAATATTGAAGGATTTGGATAATAATATTGAAGGAAAAGATATTTTAGTGGTTGAAGATATTGTTGATACAGGGGTTACATTGACGTATTTGCTTAAGTATTTAAAGGCAAGAAAAGCGAATAGTATAGAAATAGTTGCATTGTTAAATAAACAAGCAAGAAGGACATCTGATTTAGATGTAAAATATATTGGATTTGAAGTTCCTGATGGATTTATAGTTGGATATGGAATAGATTATGCTGAAAAGTATAGAAATTTACCATTTATAGGGATACTGAAACCAGAAATATATGAAAAATAG
- the ftsH gene encoding ATP-dependent zinc metalloprotease FtsH: protein MKKYSSAAVWIVCSVMLVLAALTMWQTGKGTSDIAYSAFIQKWDANEIESVIIKEDSMTIEGKTTDNKAFITYAPSELVSSLIENQPKPDVKVVFQKPSNNATWIATLLPFIFMAVIVFILIFIFTQQSQGGGGGRGVMNFGKNKAKMVAPESQTVTFNDVAGADEEKAELEEIVDFLKLPARYLQMGARIPKGVLLVGPPGTGKTLLAKAIAGEAGVPFFSISGSDFVEMFVGVGASRVRSLFEEAKKNSPCIIFIDEIDAVGRQRGAGLGGGHDEREQTLNQLLVEMDGFGVNEGIVMIAATNRPDILDPALLRPGRFDRQIMVGAPDIKGREEILKVHTKKKPLQDDVKLDVLAKRTPGFSGADLENLANEAALLAVRRDKKQISMSEMEEAITKVIAGPEKKSRIVTEHDRKLTAYHEAGHAVVMRLLPNCDPVHEISVIPRGRAGGYTMHLPKEDTSYTSKSKLEDEMIGLLGGRVAEKLIMGDISTGAKNDIDRASHIARSMVMDYGMSDAIGTISYNTSGNDEVFLGRNLGKGREFSEEIGSKIDKEIKKFIDEAYNKANTLLEENIEKLHAVAQALIEKEKLDAKEFEDIFVNN from the coding sequence ATGAAAAAATATTCAAGCGCGGCTGTATGGATTGTATGCTCAGTTATGCTAGTTTTAGCAGCACTTACTATGTGGCAAACAGGAAAGGGGACTAGTGATATAGCATATAGTGCATTCATACAAAAGTGGGATGCTAATGAAATAGAGAGCGTTATAATTAAAGAAGATAGCATGACTATAGAAGGAAAGACAACTGATAATAAGGCCTTTATTACTTATGCTCCAAGTGAACTTGTTAGTTCATTAATAGAAAATCAACCTAAACCAGATGTTAAGGTAGTTTTTCAGAAGCCATCGAATAATGCAACTTGGATTGCAACATTGCTTCCGTTTATATTTATGGCAGTAATTGTTTTTATACTTATATTCATATTTACTCAACAGTCTCAAGGTGGAGGAGGCGGAAGAGGAGTTATGAATTTTGGTAAGAATAAAGCGAAGATGGTGGCACCAGAAAGTCAAACTGTTACATTTAATGATGTAGCAGGTGCAGATGAGGAAAAAGCAGAGCTTGAAGAAATAGTTGATTTTTTAAAGCTACCAGCAAGATACTTACAAATGGGTGCAAGAATACCAAAGGGAGTACTATTAGTTGGACCTCCTGGAACAGGAAAAACTTTACTTGCAAAAGCCATAGCAGGAGAAGCTGGAGTTCCATTTTTCAGTATATCTGGTTCGGATTTTGTTGAAATGTTTGTTGGTGTTGGTGCGTCTAGAGTTAGAAGTTTATTTGAAGAAGCTAAGAAAAATTCACCTTGTATAATATTTATAGATGAAATTGATGCTGTCGGAAGACAAAGAGGTGCTGGACTAGGTGGTGGACATGATGAAAGAGAACAAACGTTAAATCAACTTCTTGTAGAGATGGATGGATTTGGAGTTAATGAAGGCATCGTCATGATAGCAGCTACTAATAGACCAGATATATTAGATCCTGCACTACTCAGACCAGGAAGATTTGATAGACAAATAATGGTTGGAGCACCTGATATAAAAGGTAGAGAAGAAATTCTTAAAGTTCATACGAAAAAGAAACCTCTTCAAGATGATGTAAAGTTAGATGTACTTGCTAAGCGAACTCCTGGATTTTCTGGGGCAGATTTAGAAAATTTAGCAAATGAGGCTGCTTTACTTGCGGTTAGAAGAGATAAAAAACAAATCTCAATGTCTGAGATGGAAGAAGCAATAACTAAAGTAATTGCAGGACCTGAAAAGAAGAGCAGAATAGTAACTGAACATGATAGAAAATTAACTGCTTATCATGAAGCAGGTCATGCAGTTGTTATGAGATTACTTCCAAATTGTGACCCGGTTCACGAAATAAGTGTCATTCCAAGAGGAAGAGCTGGAGGATATACTATGCATCTTCCTAAAGAAGATACTTCTTATACTTCTAAGTCTAAGTTAGAAGATGAAATGATTGGACTTTTAGGAGGAAGAGTGGCTGAAAAGTTAATTATGGGAGATATAAGCACTGGTGCTAAAAATGATATAGACAGAGCTAGTCATATAGCTAGAAGTATGGTTATGGATTATGGTATGAGCGATGCAATCGGAACTATATCTTACAATACTTCAGGTAATGATGAAGTTTTCCTTGGAAGAAACTTAGGCAAGGGAAGAGAATTTAGTGAAGAAATTGGTTCTAAAATAGATAAGGAAATTAAGAAATTCATAGATGAAGCTTACAATAAAGCAAACACACTATTAGAAGAAAATATAGAAAAATTACATGCTGTTGCTCAAGCATTAATCGAAAAAGAAAAGCTTGATGCAAAAGAATTTGAAGATATTTTTGTGAATAATTAA
- the tilS gene encoding tRNA lysidine(34) synthetase TilS, with protein MCEKVIPYIKENNLIKSGDKVLVALSGGPDSICLLNILFELKEELNIEIAAAHLNHLLRGEDAFEDEKYVINICNEMGIKCFVRRVDINLYAKEHKLSSEMAGRNVRYDFFDEIIQDEGFNKVATAHNANDQAETILFRLMRGTGLEGLGGIKASRDNKIIRPILCLSREEVEKYIKLKKLSPRIDKTNFEKIYNRNKIRLDLLPYMKENFNQDIIQTINRMSMLLQKDNEFLEKLSLDLYNKYCKKYEDYLIIKKGIFKEEEPIVNRVLRHALTEYSKLNYDFEMKHIYKIIYLAKNNSGKVVDLPNGIYVENIYGNIYIKNKIEKCYIDSKTEEITLDKNNIDKNKIKFYNFNVEFFVIKNCEINDVHLNQSNLIRYFDLDEINNNILIRNRRNGDKIIPLGMNGSKKLKDIFIDMKIPKEERDTTPILCFDEKIAWIIGIRTSEQYKITNKTKNILKVVIERKEY; from the coding sequence TTGTGTGAAAAAGTGATACCTTATATTAAAGAAAATAACTTAATTAAATCTGGAGATAAAGTTTTAGTTGCTCTTTCTGGAGGACCAGACTCCATATGTCTTTTGAATATTTTATTTGAATTAAAAGAAGAACTAAATATAGAGATAGCAGCAGCTCATTTGAATCATCTCCTAAGGGGTGAAGACGCATTTGAAGATGAGAAGTATGTAATCAATATATGTAATGAAATGGGAATAAAATGCTTTGTAAGGCGTGTAGATATAAATTTATATGCTAAGGAACATAAGTTGTCTTCCGAAATGGCAGGAAGAAATGTTAGATATGATTTTTTTGATGAGATTATACAAGATGAGGGTTTTAATAAGGTTGCTACCGCACACAATGCAAATGATCAAGCAGAAACAATTTTATTTAGACTTATGAGGGGAACAGGACTTGAAGGATTAGGTGGTATTAAAGCTTCTAGAGATAACAAAATAATAAGACCTATTTTATGTCTCAGCAGAGAAGAAGTAGAGAAATATATCAAATTAAAAAAATTAAGTCCTAGAATTGATAAGACTAATTTTGAAAAAATTTATAATAGAAACAAAATAAGACTAGACTTACTACCATATATGAAAGAAAATTTCAATCAAGATATAATACAGACAATAAATAGAATGTCTATGCTTTTACAAAAAGATAACGAATTTCTTGAAAAGTTATCATTAGATTTATACAATAAATATTGTAAAAAGTACGAGGATTATCTTATTATAAAAAAGGGAATATTTAAAGAGGAAGAACCTATAGTAAATAGGGTATTAAGGCATGCTCTAACTGAATATTCAAAATTAAATTATGATTTTGAAATGAAGCATATATATAAAATCATATATTTGGCAAAGAATAATTCAGGGAAAGTAGTAGATTTGCCTAATGGAATTTATGTTGAAAATATTTATGGGAACATATACATAAAAAATAAAATAGAAAAATGTTATATAGATAGTAAAACAGAAGAAATAACTTTAGATAAAAATAATATAGATAAAAATAAAATTAAGTTTTATAATTTTAATGTTGAATTTTTTGTAATTAAGAATTGTGAAATTAATGATGTACACTTAAATCAAAGTAATTTAATAAGGTATTTTGATTTGGATGAAATAAATAATAATATTTTAATAAGAAATAGAAGGAATGGAGATAAAATCATTCCTTTAGGTATGAATGGAAGTAAAAAATTAAAGGATATTTTTATTGATATGAAAATACCCAAAGAAGAGAGAGATACTACTCCTATTTTGTGTTTTGATGAAAAAATTGCATGGATTATTGGAATTAGGACATCAGAGCAATATAAGATTACAAACAAAACCAAAAACATATTAAAAGTAGTCATTGAAAGAAAGGAATATTGA
- a CDS encoding type III pantothenate kinase has translation MILLVDAGNTNIVLGVHNGDQYIASWRISSDGNKTSDEYGIQVMQLFNSSDINPKDITGVIVSSVVPNIMHSLENMLRKCFNHEPIIVGPGVRTGINIKYDNPREVGADRIVNAVAAYEIYKKPVIIIDFGTATTFCAVRANGDYLGGCICPGIRIAADALFERAAKLPRVELEVPKNMICKNTVSSMQAGILFGYIGQVEYIVKKMKQEMKESKYKEEPFVVATGGLANLIAKETDIIDKVNSDLTLEGLNILYTKNKE, from the coding sequence ATGATTTTACTTGTTGATGCAGGTAATACCAATATTGTTTTGGGAGTACATAATGGAGATCAATATATAGCTAGTTGGCGTATTTCAAGTGATGGAAATAAAACTTCAGATGAGTATGGTATACAAGTTATGCAATTATTTAACTCAAGTGACATTAATCCTAAGGATATTACTGGAGTTATAGTTTCTTCTGTTGTTCCTAATATAATGCATTCTTTAGAAAATATGTTAAGAAAATGCTTTAATCATGAACCTATAATAGTTGGACCGGGAGTAAGAACAGGAATAAATATAAAGTATGATAATCCAAGAGAAGTTGGAGCAGATAGAATAGTAAATGCTGTTGCGGCATATGAAATCTATAAAAAACCAGTAATAATAATAGATTTTGGTACAGCTACGACGTTCTGTGCAGTAAGGGCAAATGGAGATTATCTTGGAGGATGTATATGTCCAGGAATAAGAATTGCAGCAGATGCATTGTTTGAAAGGGCTGCTAAGCTTCCAAGAGTAGAATTAGAAGTGCCTAAAAATATGATTTGCAAAAATACAGTATCAAGCATGCAAGCAGGTATTTTATTTGGGTATATTGGGCAAGTTGAATACATAGTTAAAAAGATGAAACAAGAAATGAAGGAATCTAAGTACAAAGAAGAACCTTTTGTAGTAGCAACGGGTGGTTTGGCTAATCTAATAGCTAAAGAAACTGATATTATAGATAAGGTCAATTCCGACTTAACATTAGAAGGATTAAATATATTATATACAAAAAATAAGGAATAG
- a CDS encoding formate--tetrahydrofolate ligase translates to MKSDIQIAQEAKMEPIKNVAEKLGLCEDDIEYYGKYKCKISLDVYDKVKENKDGKLILVTAINPTPAGEGKSTVTVGLGQALNKLGKKAVIALREPSLGPVFGIKGGAAGGGYAQVVPMEDINLHFTGDMHAITSANNLLSAAIDNHIHQGNILKIDSRRIVFKRVMDMNDRALRHIVVGMGGKINGFVREDGFNITVASEIMAILCLASDLEDLKERMGNIVVAYNLDGNPLYAKELEIQGAMALLMKDAIKPNLVQTLENTPALIHGGPFANIAHGCNSIMATKLALKLGEIVITEAGFGADLGAEKFFDIKCRYGNLKPKCVVIVATIRALKHHGGVGKTELNVPSVEALAKGIVNLEKQVENIKKFNVTPIVAINKFVTDSDEEVQFIKDFCNKMGVKVALSDVWAKGGEGGVELGNIVLDILENNNSDFAPIYSEEATIEEKVLTIAKEIYGADKVNYTPAAKKQIDELEKFGLDKLPICMAKTQYSLSDNPSLLGKPEGFDITVKEVRVSNGAGFIVVQTGDVMTMPGLPKTPAANKMDVLKSGEIVGLF, encoded by the coding sequence ATGAAAAGTGATATTCAAATTGCACAAGAAGCAAAAATGGAACCAATAAAAAATGTAGCTGAAAAATTAGGTCTTTGTGAAGATGATATTGAATACTATGGCAAATATAAATGTAAGATATCTTTAGATGTATATGATAAGGTTAAAGAAAATAAAGATGGGAAGCTAATTTTAGTGACAGCTATAAATCCAACTCCAGCTGGTGAAGGAAAGTCAACAGTTACAGTAGGCCTTGGTCAAGCACTAAATAAACTTGGTAAAAAAGCAGTAATAGCGTTAAGAGAGCCATCTTTAGGTCCGGTTTTTGGAATTAAAGGTGGAGCAGCGGGCGGTGGATACGCTCAGGTAGTTCCAATGGAAGATATTAATCTTCATTTTACGGGTGATATGCATGCTATTACATCTGCTAATAATTTATTATCAGCAGCAATAGATAATCATATACATCAAGGAAATATTTTAAAAATTGATTCTAGAAGAATAGTCTTTAAAAGAGTTATGGATATGAATGATAGAGCACTTCGACATATTGTTGTTGGAATGGGTGGGAAAATTAATGGATTCGTTAGAGAAGATGGATTTAATATAACTGTTGCATCTGAAATAATGGCTATACTGTGCTTAGCAAGCGATTTAGAAGACTTAAAAGAAAGAATGGGAAATATTGTAGTTGCTTATAATTTAGATGGAAATCCTCTTTATGCTAAAGAATTAGAGATTCAAGGTGCTATGGCTTTACTAATGAAGGATGCTATTAAGCCTAATTTAGTTCAAACTTTAGAAAATACTCCAGCACTAATACATGGAGGTCCATTTGCTAATATTGCGCATGGATGTAATTCTATAATGGCAACTAAACTTGCTTTAAAGCTTGGTGAAATTGTAATAACTGAAGCTGGATTTGGTGCGGATTTAGGTGCTGAAAAGTTCTTTGATATTAAGTGTAGATATGGTAATTTAAAGCCTAAATGTGTTGTAATTGTAGCTACAATAAGAGCATTAAAACACCACGGTGGAGTAGGTAAAACTGAATTGAATGTTCCAAGTGTTGAAGCTTTAGCTAAAGGGATAGTTAATTTAGAAAAGCAAGTTGAGAATATTAAGAAATTTAATGTTACACCTATTGTTGCTATAAATAAGTTTGTTACAGATAGCGATGAAGAAGTACAATTTATAAAAGATTTCTGCAACAAGATGGGTGTTAAAGTAGCATTATCAGACGTATGGGCTAAAGGTGGAGAAGGTGGAGTTGAACTTGGAAATATTGTATTAGATATTTTAGAGAATAATAATTCGGATTTTGCACCAATCTATAGTGAAGAAGCTACTATTGAAGAAAAGGTATTAACTATAGCTAAAGAAATTTATGGAGCTGACAAAGTTAACTATACTCCAGCAGCTAAAAAGCAAATTGATGAATTAGAAAAGTTTGGATTAGACAAATTACCTATATGTATGGCAAAAACACAATATTCTTTATCAGATAATCCTAGCCTTTTAGGAAAACCAGAAGGATTTGATATTACAGTTAAAGAAGTTAGAGTATCTAATGGTGCAGGATTTATAGTTGTTCAAACAGGTGATGTAATGACTATGCCAGGACTTCCGAAGACTCCAGCTGCAAATAAGATGGATGTCTTAAAGAGTGGAGAGATAGTAGGATTATTTTAA
- the spoIIE gene encoding stage II sporulation protein E codes for MQYGLGVNKYEEINEVENIKRKMWMQTSIAKLGVILIVGILLGRVNLLLNQSDSSGIAPIGIAYLIAIITKENKRNNLVAAIGIGIGYFTINNLLTDGYVYLIIITLITIYYSIIELNKKRKKELVAFVIILCSFFIYGLVINKYELGVDITLSLLQTLIIIPIHYVIKYALNSLEEINTNYFFSSEEIVSLAIFLCLLVAGIGDINISDYSIRNICALTLVLGIAYVGGATYGAMIGVSMGIMLGVASNNMMYSVAFFGVGGLVVGIFKDTGKIFSILSGIIIYFALALYSNAITLKLGIEVLSSSILFLCIPKPVYKRIEVEINPDRKKESLGAVQLNAIKEEFTFKLKELTSVLVNVSKCLGSTSDNKNLLIKSKGSALVENLADRSCSNCENKPLCWERDFHQTFNSFQILIQNYEDGKLSIPKDLERKCVKNFTLLRSTEGIVNNYNVNEAIQERLAEGKNILSAHIANISSTLDNLLNDFKREVTIDTDLERLVKRVLNKNSIYYNDVFCYIDKNGRIKIRISINNYEGVNYCEKKIVSVLSNSMRMKLCSGDDGSNINIKTNECIITIEEKPKYYMVSYGARESKGGEKQTGDNYSFGKSASGSYITILSDGMGSGPEAGEESKATVDLVENLMEAGFNEDITVNTINSIMGMRFAENGKYATLDLNKVNLYNGDTIFVKIGAAPSFIKRGHEVESINSKNLPFGLVDEIEVEVIKRVLKPGDTLINVSDGILEVDKLNSEKSTWIEEYLKNINADPRELSEKILDRAKKLSNGIIKDDMTVVVSRVYLDI; via the coding sequence GTGCAGTATGGATTAGGTGTAAACAAGTATGAAGAAATAAATGAAGTAGAAAATATAAAAAGAAAAATGTGGATGCAAACATCTATAGCAAAGTTAGGGGTAATTCTAATAGTTGGAATTTTGCTTGGACGAGTAAATTTATTATTAAATCAATCAGATAGTAGTGGAATAGCGCCAATTGGAATAGCGTATTTAATTGCTATTATTACAAAAGAAAATAAAAGAAACAATTTAGTTGCAGCAATTGGAATTGGTATAGGATATTTCACAATTAATAATTTATTGACAGATGGGTATGTATATTTAATAATCATCACTTTAATAACAATATACTACAGTATTATAGAACTTAATAAAAAGAGAAAAAAAGAGTTAGTAGCCTTTGTAATAATTTTATGTAGCTTTTTTATTTATGGCTTGGTAATTAATAAGTATGAATTGGGAGTAGACATAACTTTATCCCTATTACAAACATTAATTATTATACCGATACATTATGTTATAAAATATGCATTAAATTCTTTGGAAGAGATTAATACTAATTATTTTTTTTCTTCAGAAGAAATAGTCAGTCTTGCAATATTTTTATGTTTATTAGTTGCTGGAATAGGTGATATTAATATTAGTGATTATTCAATAAGAAATATATGTGCATTAACATTAGTTTTAGGGATTGCGTATGTGGGTGGAGCAACATATGGAGCTATGATTGGAGTTTCAATGGGGATAATGCTTGGAGTTGCATCTAACAACATGATGTACAGTGTAGCTTTTTTTGGAGTTGGAGGGCTTGTAGTTGGCATTTTTAAAGATACAGGAAAAATATTTTCAATACTTTCAGGTATAATAATTTATTTTGCATTAGCTCTATATTCTAATGCAATAACATTGAAATTAGGAATTGAGGTTCTATCTAGTTCAATTTTATTTTTATGTATTCCAAAGCCTGTATATAAACGTATTGAAGTTGAAATAAATCCAGATAGAAAGAAAGAATCATTAGGGGCAGTTCAATTAAATGCAATAAAGGAGGAGTTTACGTTTAAACTTAAAGAACTTACAAGCGTATTAGTTAATGTGTCAAAATGCTTGGGAAGTACCAGTGATAATAAAAATTTATTGATTAAATCAAAAGGAAGTGCTTTAGTAGAAAATTTGGCAGACCGGAGTTGTTCAAATTGTGAAAACAAGCCTTTGTGTTGGGAGAGGGATTTTCATCAAACTTTTAATTCTTTTCAAATATTAATACAGAATTATGAGGATGGAAAGCTGTCTATACCAAAAGATTTAGAAAGGAAGTGTGTTAAGAATTTTACTCTTTTAAGGAGTACTGAAGGCATTGTAAATAATTATAATGTAAACGAGGCGATACAGGAGAGGCTAGCAGAAGGAAAGAATATATTATCAGCTCATATAGCTAATATATCAAGTACGTTAGATAATCTTCTGAATGATTTTAAAAGAGAGGTTACTATAGATACTGATTTAGAAAGATTAGTAAAACGTGTATTAAATAAAAATTCAATTTATTATAATGATGTTTTTTGTTATATAGATAAAAATGGTAGAATAAAAATTAGAATAAGCATCAATAATTATGAAGGAGTTAATTACTGCGAAAAGAAGATAGTTTCTGTATTAAGCAATTCTATGAGAATGAAATTATGTAGTGGGGATGATGGGAGTAATATTAATATTAAGACAAATGAGTGTATTATAACAATAGAAGAAAAACCAAAGTACTATATGGTCTCATACGGAGCTAGAGAATCAAAAGGTGGAGAAAAGCAAACGGGGGATAATTATAGCTTTGGGAAAAGCGCTAGTGGAAGTTATATTACTATATTAAGTGATGGGATGGGGTCAGGACCTGAAGCTGGAGAAGAAAGCAAAGCAACTGTGGATTTGGTAGAAAACCTTATGGAAGCAGGGTTTAATGAAGATATAACCGTAAATACAATTAATTCTATAATGGGTATGAGATTTGCAGAAAATGGGAAGTATGCTACTCTAGATTTAAATAAAGTAAATTTATATAATGGTGATACAATCTTTGTAAAAATAGGAGCAGCACCTAGCTTTATTAAGAGAGGTCATGAAGTAGAATCTATTAATTCTAAGAATTTACCTTTTGGACTTGTAGATGAAATAGAAGTGGAAGTTATAAAAAGAGTATTAAAACCTGGAGATACTTTAATCAATGTAAGTGATGGTATTTTGGAGGTTGATAAATTAAATTCGGAAAAATCCACATGGATAGAAGAATATTTAAAAAATATTAATGCAGATCCCAGGGAGTTATCTGAAAAAATATTAGATAGAGCAAAAAAATTAAGTAATGGGATTATTAAAGATGATATGACTGTGGTAGTTTCAAGAGTCTATTTAGATATTTAA
- the greA gene encoding transcription elongation factor GreA, with the protein MSQAKQYLMTYEGVKKLESELEYLKTVKRKEITEKIKVALGYGDLSENSEYDEAKNDQAFTEGRILQLENMLKNAVVVDESEIPSDIVSVGSKVKVKDYEFDEEVEYSIVGSAEADPMNFKISNESPVGSALIGKKVGVIIEVIVPNGVNKFEILGISRN; encoded by the coding sequence ATGAGCCAAGCAAAACAATATTTAATGACTTATGAAGGTGTTAAAAAATTAGAAAGTGAACTTGAATATTTAAAGACAGTAAAAAGAAAAGAAATAACTGAAAAGATAAAAGTAGCATTAGGTTATGGGGATTTAAGTGAAAACTCTGAATATGATGAAGCTAAGAATGACCAAGCATTTACAGAAGGAAGAATACTTCAATTAGAAAATATGTTAAAAAATGCAGTCGTTGTAGATGAATCGGAAATTCCAAGTGATATAGTTTCAGTTGGATCAAAGGTTAAAGTTAAAGATTATGAATTTGATGAAGAAGTAGAATATTCAATAGTAGGTTCAGCAGAAGCAGATCCTATGAATTTCAAAATATCAAATGAATCACCAGTTGGAAGTGCTTTAATTGGCAAAAAAGTAGGGGTCATAATAGAAGTAATAGTTCCAAATGGAGTAAATAAGTTTGAAATACTAGGAATAAGTAGGAATTAA
- the dusB gene encoding tRNA dihydrouridine synthase DusB: MKIGNLTFENNVFLAPMAGVTGISFRGLCKEMGCGLVYTEMVSAKALYYGSENTQALLRIADEERPVAVQIFGREPEIMANICEEHLNNRDDICIIDINMGCPAPKIVKNGEGSALMKEPELAYEIVKAIKKVSKKPVTVKFRKGFDDDNINAVEFAKGMEDAGADAITIHGRTRKQMYQGVADWGIIKKAKDSVSIPVIGNGDVFSPEDALNMRNITNCDGIMIARGSQGNPWIFNQVSSALKGESIKEISYREKIEMCLRHYELAIKYDGEFKAIREMRKHASWYIKGLPRCTDIRNQINILDDSKKVIEILIRYKEEL, from the coding sequence ATGAAAATAGGAAATTTAACCTTTGAGAATAATGTATTTTTAGCGCCTATGGCAGGTGTGACAGGTATATCCTTTAGGGGACTATGTAAAGAAATGGGATGTGGGTTAGTTTATACTGAAATGGTTAGCGCTAAAGCTTTATATTATGGAAGTGAAAATACACAAGCCTTACTTAGAATAGCAGATGAGGAGAGGCCGGTAGCAGTTCAAATTTTTGGCAGGGAGCCAGAAATAATGGCAAATATCTGTGAAGAACATTTAAATAATAGAGATGATATTTGCATTATTGATATAAATATGGGGTGTCCAGCTCCTAAGATAGTTAAAAATGGAGAAGGTTCTGCTTTGATGAAGGAGCCAGAACTTGCATATGAAATTGTAAAAGCTATAAAAAAGGTTTCTAAAAAGCCTGTTACTGTTAAATTCAGAAAGGGATTTGATGATGACAATATTAATGCAGTGGAATTTGCAAAGGGAATGGAAGATGCAGGTGCTGATGCAATTACTATCCATGGGCGAACAAGAAAACAGATGTATCAAGGTGTTGCTGATTGGGGCATAATAAAGAAGGCTAAAGATAGTGTTTCTATCCCTGTAATAGGAAATGGAGATGTATTTTCACCAGAAGATGCTCTTAATATGAGAAATATCACCAATTGTGATGGTATAATGATCGCAAGAGGAAGTCAAGGCAATCCATGGATATTTAATCAAGTGAGTAGTGCATTAAAAGGTGAATCTATTAAAGAGATTTCCTATAGAGAAAAAATTGAAATGTGCCTTAGACATTATGAATTAGCAATTAAATATGATGGTGAATTTAAAGCCATTAGAGAAATGAGAAAACATGCATCATGGTATATTAAAGGTCTCCCAAGATGCACAGATATTAGAAATCAAATTAATATCTTAGATGATAGTAAAAAAGTAATTGAGATTTTAATAAGATATAAAGAAGAATTATAA